One window of Saccharopolyspora phatthalungensis genomic DNA carries:
- the cobA gene encoding uroporphyrinogen-III C-methyltransferase — protein MTTHIENHYFAGLDLAGKRVVVVGAGTVAQRRVPRLINSGALVDVIAPEATPAVEAMAEAGDLTWHRRRYAAGDLEGAWYAVACATGGEVNAAVAAEAEQRRIFCVRADDASQGTAVTPAVAQHGGLLLGVLAGGDHRRSAAVRDALVAALRTGAVDERSEPPAPGVALVGGGPGDPDLITVRGRQLLGRADVVITDRLAPRELLEELGPHVEVVDASKIPYGRAANQDVINSLLIEHAKAGKFVVRLKGGDPYLFGRGFEELLACVEAGVAVTAVPGITSAFAAPAAADVPVTHRGVAHEVVVVSGHVGPHDEQSLVDWPALGRLRGTLVLMMAVKRIGEFAAVLMEHGRDPKSPVAVVQEATTRSQHTLRTTLGEVAEAVRDAAIKPPAVIVVGPVADLAPKSRP, from the coding sequence ATGACCACGCACATTGAGAATCACTACTTCGCAGGGCTCGACCTCGCCGGGAAGCGGGTGGTTGTCGTCGGCGCGGGCACCGTCGCGCAACGCCGGGTCCCGCGGCTGATCAACTCCGGTGCGCTGGTCGATGTCATCGCACCGGAAGCAACCCCGGCCGTCGAGGCGATGGCCGAGGCCGGCGACTTGACCTGGCACCGGCGCCGCTACGCCGCCGGCGATCTGGAGGGCGCTTGGTACGCCGTGGCGTGCGCGACCGGTGGCGAGGTGAACGCCGCCGTCGCGGCCGAGGCCGAACAGCGCCGCATCTTCTGCGTTCGCGCCGACGACGCCTCCCAGGGGACCGCCGTCACCCCTGCCGTGGCCCAGCACGGCGGGCTGCTGCTCGGCGTGCTGGCGGGCGGCGACCACCGTCGTTCCGCCGCGGTTCGCGACGCACTCGTGGCGGCGCTGCGCACCGGTGCGGTCGACGAGCGGTCCGAGCCACCGGCGCCGGGCGTCGCGCTCGTGGGGGGCGGGCCGGGCGACCCCGACTTGATCACGGTCCGAGGTCGTCAGCTCCTGGGCCGCGCGGACGTGGTGATCACCGACCGCCTGGCGCCGCGCGAGCTGCTCGAAGAGCTCGGGCCGCACGTGGAGGTGGTGGACGCCTCGAAGATCCCGTACGGGCGAGCGGCCAATCAGGATGTCATCAACTCGCTGTTGATCGAACACGCCAAGGCCGGGAAGTTCGTGGTGCGCCTCAAGGGTGGCGATCCCTATCTGTTCGGACGCGGCTTCGAGGAGCTTTTGGCGTGCGTCGAGGCGGGGGTCGCGGTGACCGCGGTTCCCGGGATCACCAGTGCCTTCGCGGCCCCCGCCGCGGCCGACGTGCCGGTCACCCATCGCGGTGTGGCGCACGAGGTCGTGGTCGTGTCCGGGCACGTCGGGCCGCATGACGAGCAGTCGCTGGTGGATTGGCCGGCGCTGGGCCGGCTGCGCGGCACCCTGGTGCTGATGATGGCGGTCAAGCGGATCGGGGAGTTCGCGGCCGTCCTGATGGAGCACGGCCGCGACCCGAAGTCGCCGGTCGCGGTCGTGCAGGAGGCCACCACGCGCAGTCAGCACACGCTGCGTACCACGCTCGGCGAGGTGGCCGAGGCCGTGCGCGACGCGGCGATCAAGCCGCCCGCGGTGATCGTCGTCGGCCCCGTGGCGGACCTCGCGCCGAAGTCACGTCCGTAG
- the cobN gene encoding cobaltochelatase subunit CobN, with protein sequence MILLLSTSDTDLLSARAADAEYRLGNPARLGADDLPPLLEGVDLVVVRLLGGLRAWEEGLDALLAGPRPVVVLGGEQAPDAELMECSTVPGGVCAEAHRYLAHGGPDNLAELHHFLSDTILLTGHGFEPPVETPTWGALERTPRRNEGPTVAVLYYRAHHMAGNTAFAHALCEAIEDAGGQALPLFCASLRTPDPQLLEQLGRADALIVTVLAAGGTKPATASAGGDDEAWDVGALAELDIPILQGLCLTSTRAAWEENDEGLSPLDMATQVAVPEFDGRLITVPFSFKENDSQGLPVYVADPERAARVAGIAVRHATLRHVPPQDKRLALMLSAYPTKHSRIGNAVGLDTPVSAVRLLRALREHGYDIGPADGPDALPGVAAQDGDALIHALIAAGGQDRDWLSEEQLSGNPIRIPATRYASWFSTLPEDLRAEIEQHWGPPPGELFVDRSQDPDGEIVLAAIRAGNVVLMVQPPRGFGENPIAIYHDPDLPPSHHYLAAYRWLIDEFGAHAMVHLGKHGNLEWLPGKTAGMSASCAPDAALADLPLIYPFLVNDPGEGTQAKRRVHATLVDHLVPPMARAESYGDIARLEQLLDEHANIAAMDPAKLPAIRSQIWTLMQAAKLDHDLGLEERPHDAEFDDMLLHVDGWLCEVKDAQIRDGLHVLGDAPTSEARVNLVLAMLRARQMWSGQSGALPGLREALGLDEDGSAARGQVDDIETRAHALVQAMEDRGWTPGSAPEVCREVLGHAEDAVVQVLEFAATEVVPRLAATTDEMSATLHALEGGYVPAGPSGSPLRGLVNVLPTGRNFYSVDPKAVPSRLAWETGWAIADSLLERYRADTGDWPRSVGLSVWGTSAMRTSGDDIAEVLALLGVRPTWDEASRRVNGLEPIPLDELGRPRIDVTVRISGFFRDAFPHVVALLDDAVRLVAALDEPDEQNFVRAHARADIAEHGDERRATMRIFGSKPGAYGAGILPLIDSRNWRDDADLAEVYAVWGGFAYGRELDGEPARADMESAYKRISVAAKNTDTREHDIADSDDYFQYHGGMIATVRALTGKAPAAYIGDSTRPDSIRTRSLTEETSRVFRARVVNPRWLAAMRRHGYKGAFELAATVDYLFGYDATTGVVADWMYDKLAETYVLDEENQRFLTESNPWALHGITERLLEAADRQLWQEPDPEVLRALQEVYLQTEGDLEDGPGQR encoded by the coding sequence ATGATCCTACTTCTGTCCACTTCGGACACAGATCTGCTCAGCGCGAGGGCCGCCGACGCCGAGTACCGGCTCGGCAACCCGGCACGGTTGGGCGCGGACGACCTGCCCCCGCTGCTGGAGGGCGTGGACCTCGTCGTCGTCCGGCTGCTCGGTGGCCTCCGAGCCTGGGAGGAGGGCCTGGACGCACTGCTCGCGGGCCCGCGCCCGGTGGTCGTGCTCGGTGGTGAACAGGCCCCGGACGCCGAACTGATGGAATGTTCGACCGTGCCGGGCGGCGTGTGCGCCGAAGCGCACCGTTACCTCGCCCACGGCGGCCCGGACAACTTGGCGGAGCTGCACCACTTCCTGTCCGACACGATTCTGCTCACCGGACACGGCTTCGAGCCGCCGGTAGAGACCCCGACCTGGGGCGCACTGGAACGGACGCCCCGGCGCAACGAAGGGCCGACCGTTGCGGTGCTCTACTACCGCGCGCACCACATGGCTGGCAACACCGCGTTCGCGCACGCGCTGTGCGAGGCGATCGAGGACGCCGGGGGCCAAGCGCTGCCGCTGTTCTGCGCGTCCCTGCGGACACCCGACCCCCAACTGCTTGAGCAGCTGGGCCGCGCCGACGCGCTGATCGTCACCGTGCTCGCCGCGGGAGGCACCAAGCCCGCCACCGCTTCGGCCGGCGGTGACGACGAGGCGTGGGACGTCGGCGCGCTCGCCGAACTCGACATCCCGATCCTGCAGGGGCTGTGCCTGACCAGCACCCGCGCCGCCTGGGAGGAAAACGACGAGGGCCTGTCGCCGCTGGACATGGCCACCCAGGTCGCGGTGCCCGAGTTCGACGGCCGGCTGATCACCGTGCCGTTCTCCTTCAAGGAAAACGACTCTCAGGGGCTGCCCGTCTACGTGGCCGACCCGGAACGGGCCGCCAGGGTCGCCGGAATCGCGGTCCGGCACGCCACGCTGCGGCACGTCCCACCGCAGGACAAGCGCCTGGCGCTGATGCTGTCGGCCTACCCGACCAAGCACTCCCGGATCGGCAACGCGGTCGGTCTGGACACCCCCGTCAGCGCGGTCCGCCTGCTGCGAGCGCTGCGGGAGCACGGCTACGACATCGGCCCAGCAGACGGCCCCGACGCACTGCCCGGCGTCGCGGCCCAGGACGGCGACGCCCTGATCCACGCGCTGATCGCCGCCGGTGGTCAGGACCGCGACTGGCTGTCCGAGGAACAGCTCAGCGGCAACCCGATCCGCATCCCCGCTACCCGCTACGCGAGCTGGTTCTCGACGCTGCCCGAGGACCTGCGCGCCGAGATCGAGCAGCACTGGGGCCCGCCGCCAGGAGAGCTGTTCGTCGACCGCTCCCAGGACCCGGACGGCGAGATCGTCCTCGCCGCCATCCGAGCGGGCAACGTCGTGCTCATGGTGCAGCCGCCCCGCGGTTTCGGCGAGAACCCGATCGCGATCTACCACGACCCGGACCTGCCACCGAGCCACCACTACCTGGCGGCCTACCGCTGGCTGATCGACGAGTTCGGCGCCCACGCAATGGTGCACCTGGGCAAGCACGGCAACCTCGAATGGCTGCCCGGGAAGACGGCGGGCATGTCCGCCTCCTGCGCCCCGGACGCCGCGCTGGCCGATCTCCCGCTGATCTACCCGTTCTTGGTCAACGACCCCGGCGAGGGCACGCAGGCCAAACGCCGGGTGCACGCCACCCTGGTCGACCACCTCGTGCCGCCGATGGCCCGTGCGGAGAGCTACGGCGACATCGCCCGGCTGGAACAGCTCCTCGACGAACACGCCAACATCGCCGCGATGGATCCGGCGAAGCTGCCCGCCATCCGCAGCCAGATCTGGACGCTGATGCAGGCCGCCAAGCTCGACCACGATCTCGGGCTCGAAGAACGGCCGCACGACGCGGAGTTCGACGACATGCTGCTGCACGTCGACGGGTGGTTGTGCGAGGTCAAGGACGCCCAGATCCGCGACGGCCTGCACGTGCTCGGCGATGCCCCGACCAGCGAAGCCCGGGTCAACCTCGTCCTTGCGATGCTGCGCGCGCGCCAGATGTGGAGCGGGCAGAGCGGCGCGCTGCCCGGATTGCGGGAAGCGCTCGGGCTCGACGAAGACGGCAGTGCGGCTCGCGGGCAGGTCGACGACATCGAGACCCGCGCGCACGCCCTGGTCCAAGCGATGGAGGACCGCGGCTGGACCCCCGGTTCGGCGCCGGAGGTCTGCCGGGAGGTGCTCGGCCACGCCGAGGACGCGGTCGTCCAGGTGCTGGAATTCGCCGCGACCGAGGTGGTGCCGCGACTGGCCGCGACGACCGACGAGATGAGCGCGACGCTGCACGCCCTCGAAGGTGGTTACGTTCCGGCCGGTCCCAGCGGGTCGCCGCTGCGCGGGCTGGTCAACGTCCTGCCCACCGGCCGCAACTTCTACTCCGTCGACCCCAAGGCCGTGCCCAGCCGCCTGGCCTGGGAGACGGGGTGGGCGATCGCCGACTCCCTGCTCGAACGCTACCGCGCCGACACCGGCGACTGGCCCCGCTCGGTCGGCCTGTCGGTCTGGGGCACCAGCGCGATGCGCACGTCCGGCGACGACATCGCGGAAGTGCTTGCGCTGCTTGGCGTTCGGCCGACCTGGGACGAGGCGTCGCGCCGGGTCAACGGGTTGGAACCGATCCCGCTCGACGAGCTGGGCCGGCCCCGCATCGACGTCACGGTCCGCATCAGCGGCTTCTTCCGGGACGCCTTCCCGCACGTAGTCGCCCTGCTCGACGACGCCGTGCGCCTGGTCGCCGCCCTCGACGAGCCGGACGAGCAGAACTTCGTGCGCGCGCACGCGCGGGCCGACATCGCCGAACACGGCGACGAGCGCCGCGCCACCATGCGGATCTTCGGCTCCAAACCCGGTGCGTACGGCGCCGGGATCCTGCCGCTCATCGACAGCCGGAACTGGCGCGACGACGCCGACCTGGCCGAGGTGTACGCGGTGTGGGGCGGCTTCGCCTACGGGCGCGAACTCGACGGAGAGCCGGCCCGCGCCGATATGGAGAGCGCCTACAAGCGGATCTCCGTGGCAGCGAAGAACACCGACACCCGCGAGCACGACATCGCCGACTCCGACGACTATTTCCAGTACCACGGCGGCATGATCGCCACGGTCCGCGCGCTCACCGGCAAGGCGCCGGCGGCCTACATCGGCGACAGCACCCGGCCCGACTCGATCCGCACCCGGTCCTTGACCGAGGAGACGTCGCGGGTGTTCCGGGCCCGTGTCGTCAACCCCCGGTGGCTGGCGGCAATGCGCCGCCACGGCTACAAGGGCGCGTTCGAGCTCGCGGCGACGGTGGACTACCTGTTCGGCTACGACGCGACGACCGGCGTGGTGGCCGACTGGATGTACGACAAGCTTGCCGAAACCTACGTGCTGGACGAGGAGAACCAGCGGTTCCTCACCGAATCCAACCCGTGGGCGCTGCACGGCATCACCGAGCGGCTGCTCGAAGCCGCCGACCGGCAACTGTGGCAGGAACCGGACCCCGAGGTCCTGCGGGCGCTGCAGGAGGTCTACCTGCAGACCGAGGGCGATCTGGAGGACGGGCCGGGCCAGCGCTGA
- the cobG gene encoding precorrin-3B synthase, whose product MSHRARPERDACPGALRVHKAADGGLARIRVPGGVLTPSQVRALAEVAALGDGGVELTSRANVQVRGLPAGAERELAARLRAAGLLPSATHERVRNIIGSPSADGGELMDVRAVAGKLDTALCETPSLAVLPGRFLFAVDDGRADVISLGADVGLLALRTDSVALVLAGVDSGVRSTPSRAAAVAIAAAEAFLAEKTAQGCSAWRLAELDDGVRRVTDRLAATLGVVPAQPLPVPSAQLATHAQVGQTRRLDGTVAVVAGAPLGRLSRDQMDIIGAASDTAGELRLTPWRTVVLPGLRPDEAGRWMSDLGARGLLVDPFSDGVGVTACTGRPGCAKARADVREDARRTLRAPSGGALPVHWSGCERRCGRPQGRVVEVLATDAGYEVGLDDEAWMSEADADQVSAALDAARRNV is encoded by the coding sequence GTGTCACACAGAGCCAGACCGGAGCGGGATGCGTGTCCCGGCGCGCTGCGGGTGCACAAGGCAGCCGATGGGGGGCTGGCACGGATCCGTGTTCCGGGGGGCGTGCTCACGCCGAGCCAGGTGCGGGCGCTGGCGGAGGTCGCGGCCCTCGGCGACGGCGGTGTGGAGCTCACCTCGCGGGCGAATGTGCAGGTGCGCGGCCTACCGGCGGGAGCGGAGCGGGAGCTCGCCGCGCGGCTTCGGGCCGCCGGGCTGTTGCCGTCGGCAACGCACGAGCGGGTCCGCAACATCATCGGCTCTCCGTCTGCGGACGGCGGCGAGCTGATGGACGTGCGAGCGGTGGCGGGAAAACTCGATACAGCGCTGTGTGAGACACCGTCACTGGCCGTGCTACCCGGACGTTTTCTTTTCGCCGTCGATGACGGCCGGGCAGACGTGATCTCGCTCGGTGCCGATGTCGGACTGCTCGCCTTGCGCACCGACAGCGTGGCGCTGGTGCTCGCGGGCGTGGATTCCGGGGTGCGATCGACCCCGAGCCGGGCGGCCGCAGTCGCGATCGCCGCGGCGGAGGCGTTCCTGGCGGAAAAGACCGCGCAGGGTTGCTCGGCGTGGCGGCTGGCCGAGCTCGACGACGGAGTGCGACGGGTCACCGATCGGCTGGCCGCGACATTGGGCGTCGTCCCGGCGCAGCCGCTCCCGGTGCCGTCGGCGCAGTTGGCCACGCATGCGCAGGTCGGCCAGACGCGCCGCCTCGACGGGACGGTCGCGGTGGTGGCCGGGGCACCACTGGGCCGCCTGTCGCGAGACCAGATGGATATCATCGGCGCAGCGTCCGACACCGCGGGCGAACTTCGCCTGACGCCTTGGCGGACCGTCGTCCTGCCCGGTTTGCGGCCGGACGAAGCCGGTCGGTGGATGTCGGACCTGGGCGCGCGAGGGCTGCTCGTAGATCCGTTCTCGGACGGTGTCGGGGTGACCGCGTGCACTGGTCGTCCCGGGTGCGCGAAAGCACGGGCCGATGTCCGCGAGGACGCCCGGCGCACGCTGCGAGCCCCGTCCGGCGGTGCGCTGCCGGTGCATTGGTCGGGTTGCGAGCGGCGCTGCGGCCGACCGCAGGGGCGCGTTGTGGAAGTACTCGCCACCGATGCCGGCTATGAGGTCGGTCTCGACGATGAGGCATGGATGTCGGAAGCCGATGCCGACCAGGTGTCCGCCGCGCTCGACGCGGCACGGAGGAATGTGTGA
- a CDS encoding precorrin-8X methylmutase, translated as MPEYIREGAEIYRRSFATIRAETDLAGLPPEVAGVAVRMIHACGMVDLVDDLAYSRDVVINARAALRDGAPVLCDAAMVAAGVTRRRLPTDNAVICTLSDERVPGLARELGTTRSAAALELWRDRLAGSVVAIGNAPTALFRLLEMIEDGAPKPAAVLGLPVGFIGAAESKEALAAHPSGLDHLVVHGRRGGSAMAVAAINAIASEEE; from the coding sequence GTGCCCGAATACATCCGGGAAGGAGCGGAGATCTATCGCCGCTCCTTCGCCACGATCCGTGCGGAAACCGACCTGGCCGGCCTGCCGCCGGAGGTGGCCGGCGTAGCGGTACGCATGATCCACGCCTGCGGCATGGTCGACCTGGTCGATGATCTCGCGTACTCGCGGGACGTGGTGATCAACGCGCGAGCCGCGCTCCGCGACGGAGCGCCGGTGCTGTGCGACGCCGCGATGGTCGCCGCCGGCGTGACCCGACGCCGCCTGCCCACCGACAACGCCGTGATCTGCACGTTGTCCGACGAGCGCGTCCCGGGGCTGGCCCGCGAACTGGGGACGACGCGCAGCGCCGCGGCCTTGGAGCTGTGGCGCGACCGGTTAGCGGGCTCGGTCGTCGCGATCGGCAACGCGCCGACGGCACTGTTCCGGCTGCTGGAAATGATCGAGGACGGGGCCCCGAAACCCGCTGCGGTGCTGGGATTGCCCGTCGGATTCATCGGCGCCGCGGAATCGAAGGAGGCGTTGGCGGCGCACCCGAGCGGCCTGGATCACTTGGTGGTGCACGGCCGCCGAGGCGGCAGCGCCATGGCGGTGGCCGCCATCAACGCGATCGCGAGCGAGGAAGAGTGA
- a CDS encoding precorrin-2 C(20)-methyltransferase: MSSNGKGTLFGVGLGPGDPELVTIKAARLIERAEVIAYHSARHGRSIARSVAEPYLRPGQIEEALVYPVTTEDTDHPGGYQGAIDEFYADCAARLAVHLDAGRDVVLLAEGDPLFYGSYMHMHKRLAGRFRAEVIPGVTSVSGASAMLGLPLAERDEVLTVLPGTLPPDALAERLAATDAAAVLKLGRTFEGVQHAFEKAGRLDEAWYVERVTTDRQRLRPLAEVDPDSVPYFSLALLPGPAGSDLRADASGAAAADDAQRGEVVVVGLGPAGREWMTPEAQAALSTADDLVGYGPYLARIPDNPRQRKHASDNRVEAERAEFALDLARRGAKVAVVSSGDPGVFAMASAVLEVAAQRSDVPVRVLPGLTAAQAVASRVGAPLGHDFCVLSLSDRLKPWEVIVERLRAAAAADLVMAIYNPASRSRTWQVAAARDAVLEHRSPDTPVVIGRDVGGPEESIKVVRLADLDQSDVDMRCLLLIGSSTTRLVGGADGREVVFTPRRYPA, translated from the coding sequence GTGAGCAGCAACGGCAAAGGCACGCTTTTCGGCGTGGGTCTCGGCCCCGGCGATCCGGAGCTGGTGACGATCAAAGCCGCCCGGCTGATCGAACGAGCCGAGGTGATCGCATACCACAGCGCCCGCCACGGCAGGAGCATCGCGAGATCGGTCGCCGAGCCGTACCTGCGGCCGGGGCAGATCGAAGAAGCCCTCGTCTACCCGGTGACCACCGAGGACACCGACCACCCGGGCGGCTACCAGGGGGCCATCGACGAGTTCTACGCGGACTGCGCGGCCAGACTCGCCGTGCACCTCGACGCCGGGCGGGACGTGGTCCTGCTCGCCGAGGGCGACCCGCTTTTCTACGGGTCCTACATGCACATGCACAAGCGATTGGCGGGCCGGTTCCGGGCCGAGGTCATCCCCGGTGTCACGTCCGTCAGCGGCGCCTCGGCGATGTTGGGGCTTCCGCTCGCGGAACGCGACGAGGTCCTCACCGTGCTGCCGGGCACGCTCCCGCCGGACGCCCTGGCCGAACGACTGGCCGCCACCGATGCCGCCGCCGTGCTCAAGCTGGGCCGCACCTTCGAAGGCGTGCAGCACGCGTTCGAGAAGGCCGGGCGACTGGACGAGGCGTGGTACGTCGAGCGCGTGACCACGGATCGGCAGCGCCTCCGGCCGCTGGCGGAGGTCGATCCGGACTCGGTTCCCTACTTTTCGCTGGCACTGCTGCCCGGCCCGGCCGGCTCGGACCTCAGGGCCGACGCGTCCGGTGCGGCGGCAGCCGACGATGCGCAGCGGGGCGAGGTCGTCGTGGTCGGGCTCGGCCCCGCCGGGCGCGAGTGGATGACACCGGAAGCGCAAGCAGCGCTGTCCACGGCCGACGATTTGGTCGGGTATGGCCCCTACCTCGCCCGGATTCCGGACAACCCGCGTCAGCGCAAGCACGCCTCCGACAACCGCGTCGAGGCCGAACGCGCGGAGTTCGCGCTGGATCTGGCCAGGCGCGGAGCCAAGGTCGCGGTGGTCTCCTCCGGCGATCCGGGTGTGTTCGCGATGGCCAGCGCGGTGCTGGAGGTCGCGGCGCAGCGCTCGGACGTACCGGTGCGGGTGCTGCCCGGCCTAACGGCGGCGCAGGCAGTGGCGAGCCGCGTCGGCGCGCCGCTGGGCCACGACTTCTGCGTGCTGTCGCTGTCCGACCGGCTCAAGCCGTGGGAGGTGATCGTCGAACGCCTGCGGGCCGCCGCGGCGGCAGACCTGGTCATGGCGATCTACAACCCCGCATCGCGCAGCCGAACCTGGCAGGTCGCGGCCGCTCGGGACGCGGTCTTGGAGCACCGCTCGCCCGACACACCGGTGGTCATCGGGCGCGACGTCGGTGGCCCGGAGGAAAGCATCAAGGTGGTACGCCTGGCCGACCTCGACCAGTCCGACGTCGACATGCGGTGCCTGCTGCTGATCGGCTCGTCGACCACGCGGCTCGTCGGCGGCGCCGACGGGCGCGAGGTCGTGTTCACACCGAGGCGTTACCCCGCGTGA
- a CDS encoding cobalt-precorrin-6A reductase, with the protein MTRVLILGGTSEGRKLAERLDEQADLHVTSSLAGRVRKPQLPPGEVRVGGFGGPDGLADWLRRERVGAVVDATHPFARTITDNAVAAAEQAGCPLLVLRRPAWQPGIGDDWRSVPSLAEAAALLPELGERIFLTTGRQGLAHFAALDLRFLVRTVDPPEPPLPRRTEVLLARGPFTVHDELALLREHDIDVVVTKNSGGAMTSAKLTAARELRLPVVMVQRPPQPPAPSAETVADAIAWLDSVLCRGNHAG; encoded by the coding sequence ATGACCCGGGTGCTCATCCTCGGTGGTACCAGCGAGGGCAGGAAACTCGCCGAGCGGCTCGACGAGCAGGCAGACCTGCACGTCACGTCCTCCCTCGCCGGTCGGGTCCGCAAGCCGCAGCTGCCGCCGGGCGAGGTGCGCGTCGGTGGTTTCGGCGGCCCCGACGGGCTGGCCGACTGGCTTCGGCGCGAACGGGTCGGCGCGGTCGTGGACGCCACCCACCCGTTCGCCCGGACGATCACCGACAACGCCGTGGCGGCTGCGGAGCAGGCGGGGTGCCCGCTCCTGGTGCTGCGCCGTCCCGCCTGGCAGCCAGGTATCGGCGACGACTGGCGATCGGTGCCGTCCCTGGCGGAGGCGGCGGCCCTGCTGCCGGAGCTGGGTGAACGGATCTTCCTCACCACCGGCCGACAGGGCCTCGCGCATTTCGCCGCGCTCGACCTCCGGTTCCTGGTGCGGACCGTCGATCCGCCCGAACCGCCGCTGCCGCGGCGCACCGAGGTGCTGCTCGCACGCGGGCCGTTCACCGTCCACGACGAACTCGCCCTGTTGCGGGAACACGACATCGATGTGGTGGTCACCAAGAACAGCGGCGGCGCGATGACGAGCGCGAAGCTCACCGCAGCCCGCGAACTCCGGCTGCCGGTGGTGATGGTCCAACGACCGCCGCAGCCTCCCGCGCCCTCGGCCGAGACCGTCGCGGACGCCATCGCCTGGCTCGATTCCGTGCTGTGCCGAGGAAATCACGCGGGGTAA
- a CDS encoding cobalt-precorrin-5B (C(1))-methyltransferase — MSGRGEGTGLRYGWTTGACATASTAAAYTALLTGTFPDPVEIVLPKGHRPAFALARERLGEGFATAGVVKDAGDDPDVTHGALVSVTVSHAEPGQGVLFRAGPGVGTVTKPGLPLPVGEPAVNPVPRQLIRDVIARVAAEHGGSGDLVVEVSVDNGAELARHTWNPRLGIIGGLSILGTTGVVVPYSCSAWIDSIRRGVDVARAAGLDHVAGCTGSTSERVVTELYGLPEEALLDMGDFAGAVLKYLRRHPVARLTIAGGIGKISKLADGHLDLHSKRSQVNFALLAKIVGDAGGGSELADRIGGANTALEALQLCLGAGLPLGDLIAERAREICRETLRGAPVSVDVIVIDRAGTIVGRTA, encoded by the coding sequence ATGAGCGGGCGAGGGGAGGGAACGGGCCTCCGGTACGGCTGGACCACCGGGGCCTGCGCCACGGCGTCGACGGCCGCCGCTTACACGGCGTTGCTGACCGGGACGTTCCCCGACCCCGTCGAGATCGTTCTGCCGAAGGGACACCGGCCGGCCTTCGCGCTTGCGCGCGAACGGCTGGGCGAGGGCTTCGCGACGGCCGGCGTGGTCAAGGACGCCGGCGATGATCCCGACGTGACGCACGGAGCTCTCGTGTCGGTCACGGTCAGCCACGCGGAACCGGGACAGGGGGTGCTGTTTCGCGCCGGGCCGGGCGTGGGTACCGTCACCAAGCCCGGCCTGCCGCTGCCGGTCGGTGAACCGGCGGTCAATCCCGTGCCGCGGCAGCTGATCCGTGACGTCATCGCGCGCGTCGCCGCCGAGCACGGCGGCAGTGGTGACCTCGTCGTCGAGGTGTCCGTCGACAACGGGGCGGAACTCGCCCGGCACACCTGGAACCCGCGCTTGGGGATCATCGGCGGACTGTCCATTTTGGGCACCACGGGCGTCGTCGTGCCGTACTCCTGCTCGGCGTGGATCGACAGCATCCGCCGTGGCGTCGACGTCGCACGCGCGGCAGGGCTCGACCACGTCGCCGGGTGCACCGGCAGCACCTCGGAGAGGGTGGTCACCGAGCTCTACGGCCTGCCCGAGGAAGCGTTGCTGGACATGGGAGATTTCGCCGGAGCGGTGCTGAAGTACCTGCGTCGGCACCCGGTTGCGCGGCTCACGATCGCGGGCGGCATCGGAAAGATTTCCAAGCTCGCCGACGGACACCTGGACCTGCATTCCAAGCGCTCCCAGGTCAATTTCGCCCTGCTCGCCAAGATCGTGGGTGATGCGGGCGGAGGCAGCGAACTGGCCGACCGGATCGGTGGTGCCAACACCGCGCTCGAAGCGCTGCAACTCTGCCTCGGTGCGGGCCTCCCGCTCGGCGATCTCATCGCCGAGCGGGCGCGTGAGATCTGCCGCGAAACCCTGCGCGGGGCACCGGTGTCGGTGGACGTCATCGTCATCGATCGTGCAGGCACCATCGTCGGCCGGACCGCCTAG